A stretch of Buteo buteo chromosome 9, bButBut1.hap1.1, whole genome shotgun sequence DNA encodes these proteins:
- the TBCEL gene encoding tubulin-specific chaperone cofactor E-like protein isoform X2: protein MDQPSGRSFMQVLCEKYSPENFPYRRGPGMGVHVPATPQGSPMKDRLNLPSVLVLNSCGITCAGDENEIAAFCAHVSELDLSDNKLEDWHEVSKIVSNVPHLEFLNLSSNPLSLSVLERRCAGSFAGVRKLVLNNSKASWETVHTILQELPDLEELFLCLNDYETVSCSPVCCQSLKLLHITDNNLQDWTEIRKLGIMFPSLDTLILANNNLTTIEESEDSLARLFPNLRSINLHKSGLHCWEDIDKLNSFPKLEEVKLLGIPLLQSYTTEERRKLLIARLPSIVKLNGSIVADGEREDSERFFIRYYMEFPEEEVPFRYHELVTKYGKLEPLAVVDLRPQSSVKVEVHFQDKVEEMSIRLDQTVAELKKHLKTVVQLSTSNMLLFYLDQEAPFGPEEMKYSSRALHSYGIRDGDKIYVEPRMK, encoded by the exons ATGGACCAGCCCAGCGGAAGGAGTTTCATGCAAGTTCTTTGTGAGAAATACAGCCCCGAGAACTTCCCGTATCGTCGTGGACCTGGTATGGGGGTGCATGTACCAGCAACTCCACAGGGTTCACCTATGAAAG aTCGCCTCAACCTTCCGAGTGTGCTAGTACTGAACAGCTGTGGCATAACCTGTGCAGGGGATGAGAATGAAATCGCTGCCTTCTGTGCTCATGTGTCTGAGCTAGATCTTTCTGACAATAAACTGGAAGACTGGCATGAG GTCAGTAAAATTGTGTCCAACGTTCCCCACTTGGAGTTTCTAAACTTGAGTTCCAACCCTCTCAGTTTGTCCGTTTTAGAGAGAAGGTGTGCTGGGTCTTTCGCTGGTGTTCGCAAACTTGTGCTCAACAACAGCAAAGCTTCCTGGGAAACAGTCCACACAATCCTGCAGGAATTACCAGA CTTGGAGGAGCTCTTCCTGTGCCTTAACGACTATGAAACAGTGTCTTGTTCTCCGGTTTGCTGTCAGTCTCTCAAATTACTCCACATAACTGACAATAATCTTCAAGACTGGACTGAAATTCGAAAATTGGGAATTATGTTTCCATCACTGGACACACTTATTCTGGCTAACAACAACCTCACGACCATTGAAGAGTCAGAAGATTCCCTAGCAAGGCTGTTCCCCAACCTGCGATCCATCAATTTGCACAAGTCAG GTCTGCATTGCTGGGAGGACATTGACAAGTTAAATTCTTTTCCCAAGCTCGAGGAAGTAAAATTGCTAGGAATCCCTTTGCTGCAGTCCTACACCACTGAGGAGCGCAGGAAGCTGCTAATAGCCAG GTTGCCATCTATTGTCAAGCTCAATGGAAGCATCGTTGCCGATGGGGAGCGAGAGGACTCGGAGCGATTCTTCATCCGATATTACATGGAGTTCCCAGAGGAGGAAGTCCCATTCAG GTATCACGAGCTGGTCACGAAGTACGGGAAGCTGGAGCCCTTGGCAGTCGTGGATCTTCGACCACAGAGCAGCGTGAAGGTGGAGGTTCACTTCCAGGATAAGGTGGAAGAGATGTCGATCCGTCTTGATCAGACTGTGGCAGAATTGAAGAAGCACTTAAAAACTGTGGTGCAGTTGTCAACAAGCAACATGCTGCTCTTCTACTTGGACCAGGAAGCTCCTTTTGGTCCCGAGGAGATGAAATACAGCTCGCGAGCACTGCATTCTTATGGCATTCGGGATGGAGATAAAATTTATGTGGAACCTAGAATGAAATAG
- the TBCEL gene encoding tubulin-specific chaperone cofactor E-like protein isoform X1 yields the protein MFENTCEYLTVLLRELQEGSMDQPSGRSFMQVLCEKYSPENFPYRRGPGMGVHVPATPQGSPMKDRLNLPSVLVLNSCGITCAGDENEIAAFCAHVSELDLSDNKLEDWHEVSKIVSNVPHLEFLNLSSNPLSLSVLERRCAGSFAGVRKLVLNNSKASWETVHTILQELPDLEELFLCLNDYETVSCSPVCCQSLKLLHITDNNLQDWTEIRKLGIMFPSLDTLILANNNLTTIEESEDSLARLFPNLRSINLHKSGLHCWEDIDKLNSFPKLEEVKLLGIPLLQSYTTEERRKLLIARLPSIVKLNGSIVADGEREDSERFFIRYYMEFPEEEVPFRYHELVTKYGKLEPLAVVDLRPQSSVKVEVHFQDKVEEMSIRLDQTVAELKKHLKTVVQLSTSNMLLFYLDQEAPFGPEEMKYSSRALHSYGIRDGDKIYVEPRMK from the exons ATGTTTGAGAATACCTGCGAATATCTCACAGTCCTCTTGCGAG AACTCCAAGAAGGGAGCATGGACCAGCCCAGCGGAAGGAGTTTCATGCAAGTTCTTTGTGAGAAATACAGCCCCGAGAACTTCCCGTATCGTCGTGGACCTGGTATGGGGGTGCATGTACCAGCAACTCCACAGGGTTCACCTATGAAAG aTCGCCTCAACCTTCCGAGTGTGCTAGTACTGAACAGCTGTGGCATAACCTGTGCAGGGGATGAGAATGAAATCGCTGCCTTCTGTGCTCATGTGTCTGAGCTAGATCTTTCTGACAATAAACTGGAAGACTGGCATGAG GTCAGTAAAATTGTGTCCAACGTTCCCCACTTGGAGTTTCTAAACTTGAGTTCCAACCCTCTCAGTTTGTCCGTTTTAGAGAGAAGGTGTGCTGGGTCTTTCGCTGGTGTTCGCAAACTTGTGCTCAACAACAGCAAAGCTTCCTGGGAAACAGTCCACACAATCCTGCAGGAATTACCAGA CTTGGAGGAGCTCTTCCTGTGCCTTAACGACTATGAAACAGTGTCTTGTTCTCCGGTTTGCTGTCAGTCTCTCAAATTACTCCACATAACTGACAATAATCTTCAAGACTGGACTGAAATTCGAAAATTGGGAATTATGTTTCCATCACTGGACACACTTATTCTGGCTAACAACAACCTCACGACCATTGAAGAGTCAGAAGATTCCCTAGCAAGGCTGTTCCCCAACCTGCGATCCATCAATTTGCACAAGTCAG GTCTGCATTGCTGGGAGGACATTGACAAGTTAAATTCTTTTCCCAAGCTCGAGGAAGTAAAATTGCTAGGAATCCCTTTGCTGCAGTCCTACACCACTGAGGAGCGCAGGAAGCTGCTAATAGCCAG GTTGCCATCTATTGTCAAGCTCAATGGAAGCATCGTTGCCGATGGGGAGCGAGAGGACTCGGAGCGATTCTTCATCCGATATTACATGGAGTTCCCAGAGGAGGAAGTCCCATTCAG GTATCACGAGCTGGTCACGAAGTACGGGAAGCTGGAGCCCTTGGCAGTCGTGGATCTTCGACCACAGAGCAGCGTGAAGGTGGAGGTTCACTTCCAGGATAAGGTGGAAGAGATGTCGATCCGTCTTGATCAGACTGTGGCAGAATTGAAGAAGCACTTAAAAACTGTGGTGCAGTTGTCAACAAGCAACATGCTGCTCTTCTACTTGGACCAGGAAGCTCCTTTTGGTCCCGAGGAGATGAAATACAGCTCGCGAGCACTGCATTCTTATGGCATTCGGGATGGAGATAAAATTTATGTGGAACCTAGAATGAAATAG